The following proteins come from a genomic window of Gimesia sp.:
- a CDS encoding DUF368 domain-containing protein: protein MSDSEQSEPGSPSRFPARADLIQVGRGLLMGGADIIPGVSGGTVALILGIYQRLITAISHCDARLFQMLLRREWSAAARHLDLRFIIPLGFGILTGVVSLASLMHYLLDYHLQLTLSLFFGLILASSFLVAQMVQRWTVLNVLAFIVSTIGVYILVGEHSIKPPEGNWYVFFCGMIAICAMILPGISGALILILLGKYHDVTGLLKTIPRELLKGNIDWNGLLTVLVFVLGCLLGLILFSKVLRWLLHNYHTLTMAVLCGLMVGSLRRIWPFKVDVTPYTSDQTPEMVPFKHRIYENIWPESFGGMFWSSIALIIVAALLVWGLDRLSQKYAMHDSSEM from the coding sequence ATGTCTGATTCCGAGCAGTCTGAACCAGGTTCCCCTTCCCGTTTTCCCGCACGTGCGGACCTGATTCAGGTGGGACGGGGGCTGCTGATGGGGGGCGCCGATATTATCCCCGGCGTTTCCGGGGGAACGGTGGCGTTGATTCTGGGCATTTATCAGCGACTGATTACCGCGATCAGCCATTGTGACGCGCGGCTGTTTCAAATGCTGCTCCGGCGTGAATGGTCGGCTGCAGCCCGGCACCTGGATCTGCGGTTCATCATTCCCCTGGGGTTTGGCATTCTGACCGGGGTCGTCAGCCTGGCGAGCCTGATGCATTACCTGCTCGACTACCATCTGCAGCTGACGCTTTCCCTGTTTTTTGGTCTGATCCTGGCTTCGAGTTTCCTGGTCGCCCAGATGGTGCAGCGCTGGACCGTCTTGAACGTGCTGGCCTTCATTGTCTCCACGATTGGTGTATATATTCTTGTGGGAGAACATTCGATTAAGCCGCCTGAAGGGAATTGGTATGTTTTCTTCTGTGGCATGATCGCAATCTGTGCGATGATTCTCCCCGGCATCAGCGGCGCGCTGATCCTGATTCTGCTGGGCAAATATCACGATGTGACCGGACTGCTGAAGACGATTCCCAGGGAACTGCTCAAGGGAAACATTGACTGGAATGGCCTGCTGACGGTGCTGGTGTTCGTGCTGGGCTGCCTGCTGGGACTGATTCTGTTCAGCAAGGTGCTCCGCTGGCTGCTGCACAACTATCACACACTGACGATGGCCGTGCTGTGCGGGCTGATGGTTGGTTCGCTGAGACGGATCTGGCCGTTCAAGGTGGATGTCACGCCTTACACCAGCGATCAGACTCCGGAAATGGTTCCGTTCAAGCACCGGATTTACGAAAATATCTGGCCGGAATCATTTGGCGGGATGTTCTGGTCATCGATTGCACTCATCATCGTGGCGGCCCTGCTTGTCTGGGGGCTGGACCGCCTGTCGCAGAAATACGCGATGCACGATTCTTCAGAAATGTAA
- a CDS encoding VCBS repeat-containing protein: MFKGFKIAGGKSFLVVFSLVLLGGMTAYVSADEKPRLADYYGFKPLELFKLSDRSSNMLAADMNGDKLNDLVLIDNSNSRIDILQQRTGKDESTTDEISDGVNFIPDDARFKHVKVPVDVSISALTVGDFNGDGRNDLAYLALPDRLIIRYQTENGGWSDRKRIRLADLQPTQWTIAAGDLNFDQRTDLIVLGTNHTYVILQDEKGDFATPRSILNTSPKLGLASIADLNGDGRNDFTYATRDGKDQVLCARLQKQDGHLGPEIRFELSSPRSVTLSEIDGKPGSEILTIDSQTGRLKVQQLEKAQAKNGEISKRLTLYGFGEEGSGRNRGFDLGDINGDGLTDVVVSDPETAQMLVYLQTKDRGLDLGQTYPGLLGVEQLRVEDVNGDGKGEVFVLSEREKIIGVSALDTQRLSFPKVLPIKGEPLAFELADLDGNQSPELIYVAKVGDKRGYSYQLQALRLNKDGSWSEYQFPSDPPNLDSPKSLVKLDANGDGIYELMAFYGLSRSPKMITLTPKQTPQLITPSGGINLDEIKPESIFIGGPKRDWILTAQNNFARRLILNSDNQWQVVDQFNAPESKARVEGAVNMDLDGEPGDEIVLIDLGVQKLRILRKEANVYRPWKEVEIGEFPLLSAHVADLNGDQRPDLVLFGRGQFGILYSGQTPPTLKEVASYESKLPQAYFTDSVAGDLNGDGAPDVVILDLRTHQVEILNFKDKPGLRHALNFKIFEEKTFSRSNRTGVDPREAVIADVTGDNRKDLILLCHDRVLLYPQDDGK; this comes from the coding sequence ATGTTTAAGGGCTTCAAGATCGCAGGTGGAAAATCATTCCTGGTGGTATTCTCGCTGGTTCTGCTGGGAGGCATGACCGCATACGTCTCTGCAGACGAGAAGCCCCGGCTCGCCGACTACTACGGTTTCAAGCCGCTGGAACTTTTCAAGCTCTCTGATCGTTCTTCCAATATGCTTGCCGCCGACATGAACGGAGACAAGCTGAATGATCTGGTTCTGATCGATAACAGCAACAGCCGCATCGATATCCTGCAGCAGCGTACCGGTAAGGATGAATCGACGACTGACGAGATCAGCGATGGCGTGAACTTCATTCCCGATGATGCCCGCTTCAAACATGTCAAAGTACCAGTAGATGTCTCCATCTCCGCACTCACGGTTGGCGATTTTAACGGCGACGGCCGCAACGATCTGGCATACCTCGCACTCCCTGACCGACTGATTATCCGCTACCAGACAGAGAATGGCGGCTGGTCTGATCGGAAACGAATTCGCCTGGCGGACCTGCAGCCTACGCAATGGACGATTGCTGCCGGAGATCTGAACTTCGATCAGCGGACCGACCTCATCGTGCTCGGCACCAATCACACCTACGTCATTTTGCAGGACGAAAAGGGCGACTTCGCAACCCCCCGTTCCATCCTGAATACGTCACCCAAGCTCGGCCTGGCTTCCATCGCTGACCTCAACGGCGATGGCCGCAATGACTTCACCTACGCCACGCGCGATGGCAAAGATCAGGTCCTCTGTGCCCGTCTACAGAAACAGGATGGCCACCTGGGACCGGAAATCCGCTTCGAACTCTCCAGCCCCCGCTCGGTCACACTTTCAGAAATTGACGGCAAGCCGGGTTCGGAAATCCTCACCATCGATTCCCAGACCGGTCGCCTCAAAGTACAGCAGCTAGAGAAGGCCCAGGCAAAAAATGGTGAAATCTCCAAACGGCTCACCCTCTACGGGTTTGGCGAAGAAGGTTCCGGACGCAACCGGGGGTTTGACCTCGGTGATATCAATGGCGACGGATTGACAGATGTCGTCGTTTCCGATCCCGAAACAGCACAGATGCTCGTTTACCTGCAGACCAAAGACCGTGGCCTGGATCTGGGGCAGACCTATCCCGGCCTGCTCGGAGTTGAACAGCTCCGCGTTGAAGACGTTAACGGCGACGGCAAAGGCGAAGTCTTTGTGCTCAGCGAACGTGAAAAGATCATCGGCGTGAGTGCGCTGGACACACAGCGGCTCTCATTCCCCAAAGTGCTCCCCATTAAAGGCGAACCGCTGGCATTCGAACTGGCGGATCTCGACGGGAATCAGTCACCCGAACTGATCTATGTCGCGAAGGTCGGCGATAAACGCGGCTACAGCTACCAACTGCAGGCCCTGCGACTGAACAAAGATGGCAGCTGGAGCGAATATCAGTTCCCCAGCGACCCGCCGAATCTGGATTCACCCAAGTCGCTGGTCAAACTGGATGCCAACGGCGACGGCATCTACGAGCTGATGGCCTTCTACGGGCTCTCCCGCTCACCCAAAATGATTACGTTAACGCCGAAACAGACTCCCCAGTTGATCACACCGTCTGGCGGAATCAACCTCGATGAAATCAAGCCTGAGTCCATTTTTATCGGCGGTCCCAAACGGGACTGGATCCTCACTGCCCAGAACAACTTCGCCCGCAGACTGATTCTGAATTCCGACAATCAATGGCAGGTCGTCGATCAGTTCAATGCCCCCGAAAGCAAGGCCCGCGTGGAAGGCGCCGTGAATATGGATCTCGACGGAGAGCCCGGTGACGAAATCGTGCTCATCGATCTGGGTGTCCAGAAACTGCGGATCCTCCGTAAAGAAGCCAACGTCTATCGTCCCTGGAAGGAAGTCGAAATCGGTGAGTTTCCGCTGCTCTCAGCGCACGTGGCTGACCTGAATGGAGACCAGCGGCCTGACCTCGTCCTCTTCGGTCGCGGTCAGTTCGGAATTCTGTACTCCGGTCAGACTCCGCCCACTCTCAAAGAGGTCGCCTCGTATGAATCGAAACTGCCCCAGGCCTACTTTACCGATTCCGTTGCAGGAGACCTGAACGGCGACGGTGCTCCCGACGTGGTCATTCTCGATCTGCGGACGCACCAGGTTGAAATTCTGAATTTCAAAGACAAACCAGGCTTACGCCACGCACTGAATTTCAAGATCTTCGAAGAGAAAACCTTTTCCCGCTCCAACCGAACCGGCGTCGATCCCCGTGAAGCAGTCATCGCCGATGTGACGGGCGACAATCGCAAAGATCTGATTCTACTCTGTCACGACCGCGTACTGCTCTACCCGCAGGATGATGGGAAGTAA
- the sppA gene encoding signal peptide peptidase SppA — MSSTFPNKRWFALLLIWGCCFCLFQNVATAAEEESKPIRENWAHIIIKGDYPEGPQMPGLFGDVTESLSKLTQRLEKASEDKSLSGVILHIKGTSVGWAKLNEIRQAIQKVRKNDKKVYAWIESGMTKDYLLATACDEIVMPESASLILLGLRAEVSFYKNLFDWLNVKPDILRVGEYKSAAEPYTRTDMSPAFREEMEAILDNYYGQIVDTISKDRGLADTKVEAAIDAGPYMAADAKERGLIDHLAYEDQLPKLITGGDENKDVKIIKKYAKKRLDTDFSGIAGLIKLMDLLAGIDSSQRIGSGPRVAVIYATGAIMSGSSSQGGLFGVNVLGSDTFIKAVEKAADDDQVKAIVVRVDSPGGSALASDLMWRALEESGKPLVVSMGDVAASGGYYISMGAERIFAEPGTLTGSIGVVGGKLAVEGLYNKIGITTSVISRGKNSGTFSPMTGFTESEKAAVTKLLHAVYKQFTEKAAEGRKMKYDQLEKLARGRVYTGEMALKIGLVDELGTLEEAIEYARKLGKIPEGDKFEKLILPRPTSPFEQLFGTADTQSRQSSQLSSMLNLLSPELAQQLKKFDLINLLSREKTLTIMPFDLRVN; from the coding sequence ATGTCATCCACTTTTCCAAACAAACGCTGGTTTGCCCTCCTGCTGATCTGGGGATGTTGCTTCTGTCTGTTCCAGAATGTGGCCACCGCCGCGGAAGAGGAATCCAAGCCCATCCGCGAAAACTGGGCGCACATCATTATCAAGGGAGACTATCCCGAAGGCCCCCAGATGCCCGGGCTGTTTGGTGATGTCACCGAGTCACTCTCCAAGCTGACGCAGCGGCTGGAAAAAGCCTCCGAAGACAAATCTCTGTCCGGGGTGATTCTGCACATCAAAGGGACTTCTGTCGGCTGGGCCAAACTGAATGAAATCCGCCAGGCCATCCAGAAAGTCCGCAAGAATGACAAGAAGGTCTACGCCTGGATTGAATCAGGAATGACCAAGGATTACCTGCTCGCCACCGCCTGCGATGAAATCGTCATGCCCGAATCGGCTTCGCTGATTCTGCTCGGCCTGCGGGCGGAAGTCAGCTTTTATAAAAACCTGTTCGACTGGCTGAATGTCAAACCAGATATATTACGAGTCGGTGAATACAAGTCGGCCGCCGAACCCTATACCCGCACCGATATGAGCCCCGCCTTCCGCGAAGAAATGGAAGCGATCCTGGACAACTACTATGGGCAGATTGTCGATACGATTTCCAAGGACCGCGGTCTGGCCGATACTAAAGTCGAAGCCGCCATCGATGCCGGCCCCTATATGGCAGCGGACGCAAAGGAGCGTGGTTTAATCGACCACCTGGCCTATGAAGATCAGCTGCCAAAGCTGATTACCGGGGGAGACGAAAATAAAGACGTCAAAATCATCAAAAAGTATGCGAAGAAACGCCTCGATACCGACTTCTCCGGGATTGCAGGGCTGATCAAGCTCATGGACCTGCTGGCCGGCATCGACTCCTCACAGCGGATCGGTTCCGGACCGCGCGTCGCCGTGATCTATGCAACCGGTGCCATCATGTCCGGTTCCAGCTCACAGGGGGGACTCTTCGGAGTCAACGTGCTCGGCTCAGACACATTCATCAAAGCCGTCGAGAAAGCAGCCGATGATGACCAGGTCAAAGCGATCGTCGTTCGCGTCGACAGTCCGGGCGGCAGTGCCCTGGCCAGCGACCTGATGTGGCGGGCCCTGGAAGAATCCGGAAAACCACTGGTCGTCAGCATGGGCGATGTCGCCGCCAGTGGCGGATATTACATCTCCATGGGAGCGGAACGGATCTTCGCGGAACCGGGAACACTTACAGGTTCTATCGGCGTCGTTGGAGGCAAACTGGCCGTCGAAGGCCTGTATAACAAGATCGGCATCACCACCAGTGTGATCTCCCGTGGTAAGAACAGCGGTACCTTCAGCCCGATGACCGGCTTCACAGAATCGGAAAAGGCCGCGGTCACCAAACTGCTCCATGCGGTTTACAAGCAGTTCACCGAGAAAGCCGCTGAGGGCCGCAAAATGAAATATGACCAGCTTGAGAAGCTTGCCCGCGGTCGCGTCTATACCGGCGAGATGGCTCTGAAAATCGGTCTGGTCGATGAACTGGGAACCCTGGAAGAAGCGATCGAATACGCCCGCAAGCTCGGTAAGATTCCCGAAGGCGACAAATTCGAGAAACTGATTCTCCCACGCCCGACCAGCCCCTTCGAACAGCTGTTCGGAACCGCCGATACCCAGAGCCGTCAATCAAGTCAGCTCTCAAGCATGCTGAATCTGCTCTCTCCGGAGCTGGCACAGCAGTTGAAAAAGTTTGATTTGATCAATCTGCTGTCACGCGAGAAGACATTGACTATCATGCCGTTCGATCTTCGCGTAAATTAA
- a CDS encoding pyridoxal phosphate-dependent aminotransferase, translating to MPMELSSTVQKLKPSATIAAAAKAKELKSTGVKVYEFTLGEPDFNTPAHICDAAKAAMDAGQTHYTPAAGTPEVKQAICDAYQRDYGLSFQPSQVVVSNGAKHSIHNVLTALCGPGDEVIIPTPYWVSYSALVELTGATPVMVETSEESGFCMNAEQFAAAITPKTKLMMLNNPCNPTGAAYPVETLEALAKVAVEKDVAVMSDEIYEKLIYEGSEFRSFASFGPEVAARTIIVSGVSKAYAMTGWRIGWAIAPVEVSAAMTKLQSQETSNPCSISQAATIAALTGTQDSVEEMLAAFKERRAYVLERLHKFPDISFAEPGGAFYAFFNVSAHFNKPLGGGKVVKDSTEFCTALLEEAHVALVTGDAFGAPGYVRLSFATDMQTIEEGLNRIEQFLSPA from the coding sequence ATGCCGATGGAGCTCTCCTCAACCGTTCAGAAACTGAAACCATCCGCCACGATTGCCGCTGCTGCGAAGGCCAAGGAACTGAAAAGCACCGGGGTCAAGGTTTATGAATTCACCCTGGGAGAGCCGGACTTCAACACCCCGGCCCACATTTGTGATGCTGCCAAAGCAGCCATGGACGCAGGCCAGACTCACTACACCCCGGCCGCGGGAACTCCGGAAGTCAAACAGGCGATCTGTGATGCCTACCAGCGGGATTACGGTTTGAGCTTTCAGCCGAGCCAGGTTGTGGTCTCCAACGGTGCCAAGCACTCAATTCACAACGTACTGACCGCCTTGTGTGGTCCCGGCGATGAAGTGATCATCCCCACGCCTTACTGGGTCAGTTACAGCGCCCTGGTGGAACTGACGGGTGCGACTCCCGTGATGGTGGAAACCAGCGAAGAAAGTGGCTTCTGCATGAATGCAGAACAGTTCGCTGCGGCGATCACTCCCAAAACCAAGCTGATGATGCTCAATAACCCCTGCAACCCGACCGGTGCTGCTTACCCGGTCGAGACACTGGAAGCACTGGCCAAAGTGGCTGTCGAAAAAGATGTCGCGGTGATGTCTGACGAGATCTACGAAAAACTGATCTACGAAGGATCGGAATTCCGCAGCTTTGCGTCCTTCGGTCCCGAAGTCGCAGCACGGACGATTATCGTCAGTGGTGTGAGTAAAGCCTACGCGATGACCGGCTGGCGTATTGGCTGGGCGATCGCTCCGGTGGAAGTCTCCGCTGCGATGACCAAGTTGCAGAGCCAGGAAACATCCAACCCGTGCAGTATCAGCCAGGCGGCCACAATTGCTGCTCTGACCGGAACCCAGGACAGCGTGGAAGAGATGCTGGCCGCGTTCAAAGAACGTCGCGCTTACGTACTGGAACGGCTGCACAAGTTCCCGGACATCAGCTTTGCTGAACCTGGTGGTGCATTCTATGCGTTCTTCAACGTAAGTGCCCACTTCAATAAGCCGCTGGGGGGTGGCAAGGTTGTGAAAGACTCGACTGAGTTCTGCACGGCCCTACTGGAAGAAGCCCACGTGGCACTGGTCACCGGCGATGCCTTCGGTGCTCCCGGTTACGTGCGTCTCTCTTTCGCGACCGACATGCAGACCATTGAAGAAGGCTTGAACCGGATCGAGCAGTTCCTCTCTCCGGCTTAA